From Ramlibacter tataouinensis, the proteins below share one genomic window:
- a CDS encoding ATP-binding protein yields the protein MVKRAADVQLLPSPGLKDAPVLDLMCSHFVLTLAAKQGGKFNVRRDLNGLLSLAGRHLVWPAPALVRLREFLARRCKDNEFWRGHEELPTREFLARHGLWRGPYEEGTLFFYLDEYAKDQPKDLLSVLAVTGDWLSHALKKQSTLVEKNIDALSGLLQLNNAERALLLYGTLARYQRDLRSLLVEFKVNNAPEAYAAIAEIAGVNASDVGEALRNGSRLERIGLVENLISEHNITDLADLMKVSEKLPPVLMREYRDQSELMAVFTRPSAKSELRLSDFSFVAEDAQVMSALLRNAVARKEPGVNVLLYGPPGTGKTELAKVVAQSAGLDLFEVEYADRDGNSLSGRDRYRSLQIAQVFLKGSAQAALLFDEVEDVFPPISSEAAQLMARADQVVAPAGASVNGKAWVNQILESNTVPTIWVTNRIEQIDPAFRRRFAYHLELKSPPPGAREALVRKTLEGAVVSDAFVAKLTERRGLTPAQIRTAVRFAGLAGFEGATMESLIERQLRNSDQALGSRDPGGAMRHSVTRYDLEMLNIESRFEVPRIIAALKARGHGTLCFHGAPGTGKTALAEHLAQSLEMPLLVKQASDLMSKFVGETEQNMAAMFREGESEKAILLLDEADSFLQDRRGAQRTYEVTEVNEMLQGMERFRGIFVCTTNLMDRIDQAALRRFTFKIRFKPLTPAQRERMFVTEALGGEAAQLDAGARTRLAQLDQLCLGDFAAVKRQVDILATQFSAEEFLGQLEAEHRIKPEVREARRIGFMP from the coding sequence ATGGTCAAGCGCGCGGCGGATGTGCAGCTGCTTCCCTCACCGGGATTGAAGGACGCGCCGGTGCTGGACCTGATGTGCTCACACTTCGTCCTGACGCTGGCCGCCAAGCAGGGCGGCAAGTTCAACGTGCGGCGGGACCTGAACGGGCTGCTCTCACTGGCCGGCCGCCACCTCGTGTGGCCGGCGCCGGCCCTGGTGCGGCTGCGCGAGTTCCTGGCGCGGCGCTGCAAGGACAACGAGTTCTGGCGCGGCCACGAAGAGCTGCCCACCCGCGAGTTCCTGGCGCGCCACGGCCTGTGGCGCGGGCCCTACGAGGAGGGCACGCTGTTCTTCTACCTCGACGAGTACGCCAAGGACCAGCCCAAGGACCTGTTGTCGGTGCTGGCGGTCACCGGCGACTGGCTCTCGCACGCCCTGAAGAAGCAGTCCACCCTGGTCGAAAAGAACATCGATGCGCTGTCCGGGCTGCTGCAGCTGAACAATGCAGAGCGGGCGCTGCTGCTGTACGGCACGCTGGCGCGCTACCAGCGCGACTTGCGCAGCCTGCTGGTCGAGTTCAAGGTCAACAATGCGCCGGAAGCCTATGCCGCCATTGCCGAGATCGCCGGCGTGAACGCCAGCGACGTGGGCGAGGCGCTGCGCAACGGCTCGCGCCTGGAGCGCATCGGGCTGGTGGAGAACCTGATCTCCGAGCACAACATCACCGACCTGGCCGACCTGATGAAGGTCAGCGAGAAGCTGCCGCCGGTGCTGATGCGCGAGTACCGCGACCAGAGCGAGCTGATGGCGGTGTTCACGCGGCCCTCGGCCAAGAGCGAGCTCAGGCTGTCGGACTTCAGCTTCGTGGCCGAGGACGCGCAGGTGATGTCGGCGCTGCTGCGCAATGCGGTGGCGCGCAAGGAGCCGGGCGTGAACGTGCTGCTGTACGGGCCGCCCGGCACCGGCAAGACCGAGCTGGCCAAGGTGGTGGCGCAGTCGGCCGGCCTGGACCTGTTCGAAGTCGAATACGCCGACCGCGACGGCAATTCGCTGTCCGGCCGCGACCGCTACCGCTCGCTGCAGATCGCGCAGGTGTTCCTCAAGGGCAGCGCGCAGGCGGCGCTGCTGTTCGACGAGGTGGAAGACGTGTTTCCGCCGATCTCCAGCGAGGCGGCGCAGTTGATGGCGCGCGCCGACCAGGTGGTGGCACCGGCCGGCGCCAGCGTCAACGGCAAGGCCTGGGTGAACCAGATTCTGGAGTCCAACACCGTGCCGACGATCTGGGTCACCAACCGCATCGAGCAGATCGACCCGGCGTTCCGGCGGCGCTTCGCCTACCACCTGGAACTGAAGTCGCCGCCGCCCGGCGCGCGCGAGGCGCTGGTGCGCAAGACGCTGGAGGGCGCGGTGGTGTCGGACGCCTTCGTGGCCAAGCTCACCGAGCGGCGGGGGCTGACGCCGGCGCAGATCCGCACCGCGGTGCGCTTCGCCGGCCTGGCCGGCTTCGAGGGCGCGACCATGGAAAGCCTGATCGAACGGCAGCTGCGCAACTCGGACCAGGCACTGGGCAGCCGCGACCCGGGCGGGGCGATGCGCCACAGCGTCACCCGCTACGACCTGGAGATGCTGAACATCGAATCGCGCTTCGAGGTGCCGCGCATCATCGCGGCGCTGAAGGCGCGCGGCCACGGCACGCTGTGCTTCCACGGCGCGCCCGGCACCGGCAAGACGGCGCTGGCCGAGCACCTCGCCCAAAGCCTGGAAATGCCGCTGCTGGTCAAGCAGGCCAGCGACCTCATGAGCAAGTTCGTGGGTGAGACCGAGCAGAACATGGCGGCGATGTTCCGCGAGGGCGAAAGCGAGAAGGCGATCCTGCTGCTCGACGAGGCCGACAGCTTCCTGCAGGACCGCCGCGGCGCGCAGCGCACCTACGAGGTGACTGAAGTCAACGAGATGCTGCAGGGCATGGAGCGCTTCCGCGGCATCTTCGTGTGCACCACCAACCTGATGGACCGCATCGACCAGGCGGCGCTGCGGCGCTTCACTTTCAAGATCCGCTTCAAGCCGCTCACGCCGGCGCAGCGCGAGCGCATGTTCGTCACCGAAGCCCTGGGCGGCGAGGCGGCGCAGCTGGATGCCGGGGCCCGCACGCGGCTGGCGCAGCTGGATCAGCTGTGCCTCGGCGACTTCGCGGCGGTCAAGCGCCAGGTCGATATCCTGGCGACGCAGTTCAGCGCCGAGGAATTCCTCGGCCAACTCGAGGCGGAGCACCGCATCAAGCCCGAAGTCCGTGAGGCGCGGCGCATCGGCTTCATGCCCTAG
- a CDS encoding DUF6356 family protein, with translation MNTITQAFTRHPSNVGESYWQHMGMALSFAGVLALATLACLAHAIFPFLCERTGSRLVRQLNDRLSNRGGPAQSQN, from the coding sequence ATGAACACGATCACGCAGGCGTTCACGCGCCACCCAAGCAATGTCGGCGAAAGCTACTGGCAGCACATGGGCATGGCGCTGTCGTTCGCGGGCGTGCTCGCGCTGGCGACACTGGCGTGCCTGGCGCACGCGATCTTTCCCTTCCTGTGCGAGCGCACCGGCAGCCGGCTGGTGCGGCAATTGAACGATCGCCTCAGCAACCGGGGCGGCCCTGCCCAGTCCCAGAACTAG
- a CDS encoding Lrp/AsnC family transcriptional regulator, producing the protein MDKKDREILSILQRDGTTPLAVLAKAVHLSPTPCWRRVQKLQESGVIRGQVVLCDPARLNLPVTVFVAIRASQHSDAWTKRFVQGTRDIPEIVEIYRMSGDVDYLLKVVAPDIAGYDAVYKRLIRAVELQDVSSSFAMEVLKSTTALPLDYAD; encoded by the coding sequence ATGGACAAGAAAGACAGGGAAATTCTTTCTATTCTCCAGCGCGATGGCACAACGCCGCTCGCCGTGCTCGCCAAAGCCGTGCACCTGTCGCCCACGCCGTGCTGGCGCCGGGTGCAGAAGCTGCAGGAGAGCGGCGTGATCCGCGGCCAGGTCGTGCTGTGCGACCCGGCTCGGCTGAACCTGCCGGTCACCGTGTTCGTCGCCATCCGCGCCAGCCAGCACAGCGATGCCTGGACCAAGCGCTTCGTGCAGGGCACGCGCGACATTCCCGAGATCGTGGAGATCTACCGCATGAGCGGGGACGTCGACTACCTGCTCAAGGTGGTGGCGCCCGACATCGCGGGCTACGACGCCGTCTACAAGCGCCTGATCCGCGCGGTGGAACTGCAGGACGTCAGCTCGAGCTTCGCGATGGAGGTGCTCAAGTCCACCACCGCTTTGCCGCTGGACTACGCGGACTGA
- a CDS encoding RecQ family ATP-dependent DNA helicase yields the protein MPSPQSILQEVFGYERFRGPQADIVDHVIAGGDALVLMPTGGGKSLCYQVPAIARERAGQGLTVVVSPLIALMHDQVGALHEAGVEAAFLNSTLTSQEAWAIEKRLARGELTLLYAAPERVTTPRFLALLDELRERGKLSLFAIDEAHCVSQWGHDFRPEYRALTVLHERYPQVPRIALTATADAITREDITQRLQLEEARQFISSFDRPNISYTIVEKKDGASQLLRFIEGEHEGEAGIVYCQSRKRVEEIAALLREHGANALPYHAGLEAEVRQAHQDRFLREDGIVMVATIAFGMGIDKPDVRFVAHLDMPKNIEGYYQETGRAGRDGLPAAAWMVYGLQDVVNQRRMIDESPSAEEFKQVMRGKLDALLALAEATDCRRVRLLRYFGENLADAGPPQGGEGPLGGQRGHEVPSVGARYSCGNCDNCVAPPRVWDGTDAARKLLSTVYRVQQHSGIGFGAGHVMDVLRGRQTEKVAQYGHERLSTFGIGAEFSEAQLRGVLRQLIALGALSVDSAAFNTLKLTEGSRAVLRGEVDVQLREAVSQAGRARKRKSVTAPPAAAAGLTQDGLMRFAALKAWRAEVAREHNLPAYVIFHDATLAAIAALAPRTLDDLQGISGIGAKKLEAYGDEVLRVVQSA from the coding sequence GTGCCTTCACCCCAATCCATTCTCCAGGAAGTTTTTGGCTACGAGCGGTTTCGTGGCCCCCAGGCGGACATCGTCGACCACGTGATCGCCGGCGGCGACGCGCTGGTGCTGATGCCCACCGGCGGCGGCAAGTCGCTGTGCTACCAGGTGCCGGCGATCGCGCGCGAGCGCGCCGGCCAGGGCCTGACGGTGGTGGTCTCGCCGCTGATCGCCCTGATGCACGACCAGGTCGGCGCGCTGCACGAGGCCGGGGTCGAGGCGGCGTTCCTGAACTCCACGCTGACCAGCCAGGAGGCCTGGGCGATCGAGAAGCGCCTGGCGCGCGGCGAGCTCACGCTGCTGTACGCGGCGCCGGAGCGCGTCACCACGCCGCGCTTCCTGGCGCTGCTGGACGAGCTGCGCGAGCGCGGCAAGCTCAGCCTGTTCGCGATCGACGAGGCGCATTGCGTGAGCCAGTGGGGCCACGACTTCCGCCCGGAGTACCGTGCGCTCACCGTGCTGCACGAGCGCTACCCGCAGGTGCCGCGGATCGCCCTCACCGCCACCGCCGACGCGATCACCCGCGAGGACATCACCCAGCGCCTGCAGCTGGAGGAGGCGCGCCAGTTCATCAGCAGCTTCGACCGGCCCAACATCTCCTACACCATCGTCGAAAAGAAGGACGGCGCGTCCCAGCTGCTGCGCTTCATCGAGGGCGAGCACGAGGGGGAGGCCGGCATCGTCTACTGCCAGTCGCGCAAGCGGGTCGAGGAGATCGCGGCGCTGCTGCGCGAGCACGGCGCAAATGCCCTGCCCTACCACGCCGGGCTGGAGGCCGAAGTGCGCCAGGCGCACCAGGACCGCTTCCTGCGCGAGGACGGCATCGTGATGGTGGCCACCATCGCCTTCGGCATGGGCATCGACAAGCCGGACGTGCGCTTCGTGGCCCACCTGGACATGCCCAAGAACATCGAGGGCTACTACCAGGAGACCGGGCGCGCCGGGCGCGACGGCCTGCCGGCCGCCGCGTGGATGGTTTACGGCCTGCAGGACGTGGTGAACCAACGCCGCATGATCGACGAAAGCCCCTCGGCCGAGGAGTTCAAGCAGGTGATGCGCGGCAAGCTCGACGCCCTGCTGGCGCTGGCCGAGGCGACCGACTGCCGGCGGGTGCGGCTGTTGCGCTACTTTGGGGAGAATCTCGCCGACGCCGGGCCGCCCCAAGGCGGCGAGGGCCCCCTCGGGGGGCAGCGAGGACACGAGGTGCCGAGCGTGGGGGCTCGCTACTCTTGTGGCAACTGCGACAACTGCGTGGCGCCGCCGCGGGTGTGGGACGGCACCGATGCGGCGCGCAAGCTGCTGTCCACCGTCTATCGCGTGCAGCAGCACAGCGGCATCGGCTTCGGCGCCGGACACGTCATGGACGTGCTGCGCGGGCGCCAGACCGAGAAGGTCGCGCAGTACGGGCACGAGCGCCTGAGCACCTTCGGCATCGGCGCCGAGTTCAGCGAGGCGCAGCTGCGCGGCGTGCTGCGCCAGCTGATCGCACTGGGCGCGCTCAGCGTCGACAGCGCCGCCTTCAACACCCTCAAACTGACCGAAGGCTCGCGCGCGGTGCTGCGCGGCGAAGTGGACGTGCAGCTGCGCGAGGCGGTGTCGCAGGCCGGCCGCGCGCGCAAGCGCAAGTCCGTCACCGCGCCGCCGGCGGCCGCCGCCGGCCTCACCCAGGACGGCCTGATGCGCTTCGCGGCGCTGAAGGCGTGGCGCGCGGAAGTCGCGCGCGAGCACAACCTGCCGGCCTACGTGATCTTCCACGACGCCACGCTGGCCGCCATCGCGGCGCTCGCGCCGCGCACGCTGGACGACCTGCAGGGCATCAGCGGCATCGGCGCGAAGAAGCTGGAGGCCTACGGCGACGAGGTGCTGCGCGTGGTTCAGTCCGCGTAG
- a CDS encoding homocysteine S-methyltransferase family protein, with protein MRQIAYTRGQALPAILEQRIAILDGAMGTMLQRFRLTEADYRGERFKDHPKDLRNNGDLLSLTKPEVVRDIHEAYLAAGVDIIETNTFGATRIAQDDYGLGELALEMNRESARLARAAADKFSTTDKPRFVAGALGPTPRTASISPDVNDPGARNVDFEQLRQSYYEQVQGLTEGGADLLLVETIFDTLNAKAALFAIDEYFEHSGERLPVIISGTVTDASGRILSGQTVTAFWYSVRHARPLAVGLNCALGAALMRPYIQELARVAPDTFISCYPNAGLPNPMSETGFDETPEVTARLLREFAAEGLVNIVGGCCGTTPDHIAAIREAVQPLAARGLKREYFYKEAA; from the coding sequence ATGAGACAAATCGCCTACACCCGCGGCCAGGCCCTGCCCGCCATCCTCGAGCAACGCATCGCGATCCTCGACGGCGCCATGGGCACCATGCTGCAGCGGTTCCGCCTCACGGAAGCCGACTACCGCGGCGAGCGCTTCAAGGACCACCCCAAGGACCTGCGCAACAACGGCGACCTGCTGTCGCTCACCAAGCCGGAGGTGGTACGCGACATCCACGAGGCCTACCTGGCCGCCGGCGTCGACATCATCGAGACCAACACCTTCGGCGCCACCCGCATCGCGCAGGACGACTACGGCCTGGGCGAACTGGCGCTGGAGATGAACCGTGAGTCGGCCAGGCTGGCGCGCGCCGCGGCCGACAAGTTCTCCACCACCGACAAGCCGCGCTTCGTCGCCGGTGCGCTCGGCCCGACGCCGCGCACCGCCAGCATCAGCCCCGACGTGAACGACCCCGGCGCGCGCAACGTCGACTTCGAGCAGCTGCGCCAGTCGTACTACGAGCAGGTGCAGGGGCTGACCGAAGGCGGCGCCGACCTGCTGCTGGTGGAAACCATCTTCGACACGCTCAACGCCAAGGCAGCGCTGTTCGCCATCGACGAGTACTTCGAGCACTCGGGCGAGCGCCTGCCGGTGATCATCAGCGGCACCGTGACCGATGCCTCCGGGCGCATCCTCAGCGGCCAGACCGTCACCGCCTTCTGGTACAGCGTGCGCCATGCCCGCCCGCTGGCGGTCGGCCTGAACTGCGCGCTCGGCGCCGCCCTGATGCGCCCCTACATCCAGGAACTGGCGCGCGTCGCCCCCGACACGTTCATCAGCTGCTACCCCAACGCCGGCCTGCCCAACCCGATGAGCGAGACCGGCTTCGACGAGACGCCCGAGGTCACGGCGCGCCTGCTGCGCGAGTTCGCGGCCGAGGGGCTGGTGAACATCGTCGGCGGCTGCTGTGGCACCACGCCGGACCACATCGCGGCGATCCGCGAGGCGGTGCAGCCGCTGGCGGCGCGCGGCCTCAAGCGCGAGTATTTCTACAAGGAAGCGGCCTAA
- a CDS encoding creatininase family protein, whose amino-acid sequence MQLQLCTWAEVEAYLHKGPKAILMPIGSTEQHGPNGLIGTDAICAEVIAKAIGAADGAMVAPTIAVGMAVHHMEFAGSMTLRPSTLIAVIRDCVMSLAEHGFERFFFINGHGGNIPSIRAAFYEVHAENRACRGGNAPDLRCALANWWENEAVGRLSKELFPGVEGSHATPSEVSLTQYAYPEAIKHVSMSPQVAPGGGFHDARDFRRRFPDGRIGSDPSLARPEHGQRLLEAAARSIAGQFKEFVAEA is encoded by the coding sequence GTGCAACTGCAGCTGTGTACCTGGGCCGAAGTCGAGGCCTATCTCCACAAAGGCCCGAAGGCCATCCTCATGCCGATCGGCTCGACCGAGCAGCACGGGCCCAATGGCCTCATCGGCACCGACGCCATTTGCGCGGAGGTGATCGCGAAGGCGATCGGCGCCGCCGACGGCGCGATGGTCGCGCCGACCATCGCGGTCGGCATGGCTGTGCACCACATGGAGTTTGCCGGCTCCATGACGCTGCGGCCCTCGACGCTGATCGCGGTGATCCGCGACTGCGTCATGTCCCTGGCCGAGCACGGGTTCGAGCGCTTCTTCTTCATCAACGGGCACGGCGGCAACATCCCCAGCATCCGCGCGGCGTTTTACGAGGTCCATGCGGAGAACCGCGCCTGCAGGGGCGGGAACGCGCCGGACTTGCGCTGCGCCCTGGCGAACTGGTGGGAGAACGAAGCGGTCGGCCGCCTGTCCAAGGAGCTGTTCCCCGGCGTGGAGGGATCGCACGCCACGCCATCCGAAGTCTCCTTGACCCAGTACGCCTATCCCGAGGCCATCAAGCACGTCAGCATGTCGCCGCAGGTCGCGCCCGGCGGCGGTTTCCACGACGCCCGCGATTTCAGGCGCCGCTTCCCGGACGGCCGGATCGGCTCCGATCCGTCGCTGGCCCGGCCGGAGCACGGTCAGCGGCTGCTGGAGGCCGCCGCCCGGTCCATCGCCGGTCAGTTCAAGGAATTCGTCGCCGAGGCTTGA
- the metH gene encoding methionine synthase: MKLSGLEPVAIGSGSLFVNIGERTNVTGSKAFARMILAGQFEQALAVARQQVENGAQVIDVNMDEAMLDSKAAMVRFLNLMAGEPDIAKVPVMVDSSKWEVIEAGLRCIQGKGIVNSISLKEGEAEFKRQAGLVRRYGAAAVVMAFDEKGQADSYERKTEICARAYRILVDEVGLPPEDIIFDPNIFAIATGIEEHNNYAVDFIEATRWIKQNLPGAKVSGGVSNVSFSFRGNDPVREAIHTVFLYHAIKAGMDMGIVNAGMVGVYDEVEPQLRERVEDVVLNRRPDAGERLVEIAEDAKGAAKDDARKNEWRAGTVEQRLSHALVAGITDFIVQDTEEAYRAILARGGRPLHVIEGPLMDGMNVVGELFGQGKMFLPQVVKSARVMKQAVAHLVPYIEEEKRQQAAAGEEVKAKGKIVIATVKGDVHDIGKNIVTVVLQCNNFEVVNMGVMVPCHEILAKAKVEGADIVGLSGLITPSLEEMQYVAGEMQKDEHFRIRKIPLLIGGATTSRVHTAVKIAPHYEGPVVYVPDASRSVSVAQGLLSDQAARYIAEVEADYEKVRQLHAGKKQTPLWPLAQARANKTPVDWSRYTPPQPKFLGRRVFRNFDLAQLARYIDWGPFFQTWDLAGPFPAILKDEVVGAEAVRVYGDGQRMLKRLIEGRWLTANAVVGFWPANAVNDDDIQLYTDESRQQVALTWWGLRQQTEKQAVEGRMRPSRALADFVAPRGAAKDYVGAFAVTAGLGVEQKEKYFLDDLDDYSAIMLKALADRLAEALAEAMHERVRKDLWGYAGGESLDNEALIAEKYRGIRPAPGYPACPDHSVKRALFELLEAHEVGMGLTESMAMTPAASVSGFYLSHPDSTYFNVGRVGDDQLQDQARRRGAQLAELQRLLAPNL; encoded by the coding sequence ATGAAACTGTCCGGCCTGGAGCCCGTCGCGATCGGGTCCGGCAGCCTGTTCGTCAACATCGGCGAGCGCACCAACGTCACCGGCTCCAAGGCCTTCGCCCGCATGATCCTGGCCGGCCAGTTCGAGCAGGCGCTGGCCGTGGCGCGCCAGCAGGTCGAGAACGGCGCCCAGGTGATCGACGTCAACATGGACGAAGCCATGCTCGACAGCAAGGCCGCCATGGTGCGCTTCCTCAACCTGATGGCCGGCGAGCCCGACATCGCCAAGGTGCCGGTGATGGTCGATTCCTCCAAGTGGGAGGTGATCGAGGCGGGCCTGCGCTGCATCCAGGGCAAGGGCATCGTCAACTCGATCTCGCTCAAGGAAGGCGAGGCCGAGTTCAAGCGCCAGGCCGGGCTGGTGCGGCGCTACGGCGCCGCGGCGGTGGTGATGGCCTTCGACGAGAAGGGCCAGGCCGACAGCTACGAGCGCAAGACCGAGATCTGCGCGCGGGCCTACCGCATCCTGGTGGACGAGGTCGGCCTGCCGCCCGAGGACATCATCTTCGACCCCAACATCTTCGCGATCGCCACCGGCATCGAGGAGCACAACAACTACGCAGTGGACTTCATCGAGGCCACGCGCTGGATCAAGCAGAACCTGCCCGGCGCCAAGGTCTCCGGCGGCGTGTCCAACGTGAGCTTCTCGTTCCGCGGCAACGACCCGGTGCGCGAAGCGATCCACACCGTGTTCCTGTACCACGCGATCAAGGCCGGCATGGACATGGGCATCGTCAACGCCGGCATGGTCGGCGTCTACGACGAGGTCGAGCCGCAGCTGCGCGAGCGGGTCGAGGACGTGGTGCTCAACCGCCGGCCGGACGCCGGCGAGCGGCTGGTCGAGATCGCCGAGGATGCCAAGGGCGCGGCCAAGGACGATGCCAGGAAGAACGAGTGGCGCGCCGGCACCGTCGAGCAGCGCCTGTCGCACGCTTTGGTGGCGGGCATCACCGACTTCATCGTGCAGGACACGGAGGAAGCCTATCGCGCCATCCTGGCGCGCGGCGGCCGCCCGCTGCACGTGATCGAGGGCCCGCTGATGGACGGCATGAACGTCGTCGGCGAGCTGTTCGGGCAGGGCAAGATGTTCCTGCCGCAGGTGGTGAAGTCGGCGCGCGTGATGAAGCAGGCCGTTGCCCACCTGGTGCCCTACATCGAGGAAGAAAAGCGCCAGCAGGCGGCCGCCGGCGAGGAGGTCAAGGCCAAGGGCAAGATCGTGATCGCCACCGTCAAGGGCGACGTGCACGACATCGGCAAGAACATCGTCACCGTGGTCCTCCAGTGCAACAACTTCGAGGTCGTGAACATGGGCGTGATGGTGCCCTGCCACGAGATCCTGGCGAAGGCCAAGGTGGAGGGCGCGGACATCGTCGGCCTGTCGGGCCTGATCACGCCCTCGCTGGAGGAGATGCAGTACGTCGCCGGCGAGATGCAGAAGGACGAGCACTTCCGCATCCGCAAGATTCCGCTGCTGATCGGCGGCGCCACCACCAGCCGGGTGCACACGGCGGTGAAGATCGCGCCGCACTACGAGGGACCGGTGGTCTACGTGCCGGACGCCTCGCGCAGCGTCAGCGTGGCCCAGGGCCTGCTGTCGGACCAGGCGGCCCGCTACATCGCCGAAGTCGAAGCCGACTACGAGAAGGTGCGCCAGCTGCACGCCGGCAAGAAGCAGACTCCTCTGTGGCCGCTGGCGCAGGCGCGCGCCAACAAGACGCCGGTCGACTGGAGCCGCTACACGCCGCCGCAGCCCAAGTTCCTGGGCCGGCGGGTGTTCCGCAACTTCGACCTGGCGCAGCTGGCCCGCTACATCGACTGGGGCCCGTTCTTCCAGACCTGGGACCTGGCCGGGCCGTTCCCCGCCATCCTCAAGGATGAGGTGGTGGGCGCCGAGGCGGTGCGCGTCTATGGCGACGGCCAGCGCATGCTCAAGCGCCTGATCGAGGGTCGCTGGCTCACCGCCAACGCGGTGGTGGGCTTCTGGCCGGCCAACGCCGTGAACGACGACGACATCCAGCTCTACACCGACGAGTCGCGCCAGCAGGTGGCGCTGACCTGGTGGGGCTTGCGCCAGCAGACCGAGAAGCAGGCGGTGGAAGGCCGGATGCGGCCGAGCCGCGCGCTGGCCGATTTCGTCGCCCCGCGCGGGGCGGCCAAGGACTATGTCGGCGCCTTCGCGGTGACGGCCGGGCTCGGCGTCGAGCAGAAGGAAAAGTACTTCCTGGACGACCTGGACGACTACTCGGCGATCATGCTGAAGGCACTGGCCGACCGGCTGGCCGAGGCGCTGGCTGAAGCGATGCACGAGCGGGTACGCAAGGACCTTTGGGGCTATGCCGGCGGCGAGTCGCTGGACAACGAGGCGCTGATCGCCGAGAAATACCGCGGCATCCGGCCGGCCCCCGGCTACCCGGCCTGCCCGGACCACAGCGTCAAGCGCGCGCTGTTCGAGCTGCTGGAAGCGCATGAAGTGGGCATGGGCCTGACCGAGAGCATGGCGATGACGCCGGCGGCGAGCGTCAGCGGCTTCTACCTGTCGCATCCCGACAGCACCTATTTCAACGTCGGCCGGGTCGGCGACGACCAGCTGCAGGACCAGGCGCGCCGCCGCGGCGCGCAACTGGCCGAGCTGCAACGTTTGCTTGCACCAAATCTCTGA
- a CDS encoding glycine zipper 2TM domain-containing protein: MKKLAIALLAVAAAAAASAQGNPHGVPPGIAKKLASCQDCGTVQDVHPERRKGEGGAVGIVGGAVVGGLLGNQVGKGNGKTLATAAGAVAGGYAGNEVQKAATSKDVWVTKVKMKDGTVRNFEQEAKPAWKAGTVVKFTSKGLVQI; the protein is encoded by the coding sequence ATGAAGAAACTCGCCATCGCCCTCCTGGCCGTCGCTGCCGCTGCCGCAGCCAGCGCACAAGGCAACCCGCACGGCGTGCCTCCCGGGATCGCGAAGAAGCTGGCGTCCTGCCAGGATTGCGGCACGGTGCAGGACGTGCATCCGGAACGCCGCAAAGGCGAAGGCGGCGCCGTCGGCATCGTGGGCGGCGCCGTGGTCGGCGGCCTGCTCGGCAACCAGGTCGGCAAGGGCAACGGCAAGACGCTGGCCACCGCCGCCGGCGCGGTCGCGGGCGGCTATGCGGGCAACGAAGTGCAGAAGGCTGCGACCAGCAAGGACGTGTGGGTGACCAAGGTCAAGATGAAGGACGGCACGGTGCGCAATTTCGAGCAGGAAGCCAAGCCGGCATGGAAGGCGGGCACCGTGGTCAAGTTCACCAGCAAGGGGCTGGTCCAGATCTGA